One window from the genome of Serinibacter salmoneus encodes:
- a CDS encoding SIR2 family protein — MTHQSEQDIRSDHRGDDRAGEGHLFIVHGRLDAIASTAVVIPADAPFSVGDHWKSAAGVPADQDWSTLRPVGWGRFSVDPLDLDIAPGDPQPWIIDSIGWTPDKVGEIAARTVAEIVSRTGDDLWKAAGRAKLGAPVIAMPLLGSGRAGHAHDRGRLAESLVQSLSAAVRETGVDVMIVASSASDYAVLQHVRRAQLAEHRLFAGLRPGLITQAQSLAAKVANHEVALFFGAGLSMGAGLPSWSGLLQELLKGLDSDLTWKEVERLPTLDQGEVIEAEARRAVDRGGPSLGERVADIISRAERPSLSHLLLAGMQIPSAVTTNYDGLYERAVENAGRTGDRREIAVLPWQDVSATGPWLLKMHGDVNHPNSIVLTRNSFVSYDSRWKPVGSVVQSLMMTKHLLVVGASLTDDNLIRFAHEVATLRRQLTEEGSTFAEESDIGTVITLRPDRAFERLWQRQFAVVMAGTDDEAGAPESGSGPSPGHARRAAARSMTIFLDAVAMFAARAPSHLLDARYQVEDDHLVESLRDAYQEALARGATHDGWAALARALRQFGAGEE; from the coding sequence ATGACTCACCAGTCCGAGCAGGACATCCGCTCCGACCACCGTGGCGACGACCGCGCCGGCGAAGGCCACCTGTTCATCGTGCACGGGAGGCTGGACGCGATAGCGAGTACGGCCGTCGTCATCCCGGCGGACGCGCCGTTCTCCGTAGGCGACCACTGGAAGTCAGCCGCGGGGGTTCCCGCGGACCAGGACTGGTCCACGCTGCGGCCTGTCGGTTGGGGCCGATTCTCCGTCGATCCACTGGACCTCGACATCGCGCCTGGTGATCCCCAGCCCTGGATCATCGACTCCATCGGGTGGACGCCGGACAAGGTGGGCGAAATAGCCGCGCGCACCGTGGCCGAGATCGTCTCCCGCACCGGCGACGACCTGTGGAAGGCCGCCGGGAGGGCGAAGCTCGGTGCGCCCGTGATTGCGATGCCACTGCTCGGCTCCGGTCGGGCCGGGCACGCACACGACCGCGGCCGACTCGCCGAATCGCTCGTTCAGTCCCTGTCTGCCGCAGTCAGAGAGACCGGCGTCGACGTGATGATCGTGGCGTCCTCGGCGTCTGATTACGCGGTGCTGCAACACGTGCGCCGCGCCCAGCTGGCGGAGCATCGTCTCTTCGCCGGACTCCGCCCGGGGCTGATCACGCAGGCCCAGTCCCTGGCCGCGAAGGTCGCCAATCACGAGGTCGCACTGTTCTTCGGCGCGGGCCTCAGCATGGGCGCCGGCCTGCCGAGCTGGAGTGGCCTCTTGCAGGAGCTCCTGAAGGGACTGGACTCGGATCTCACGTGGAAGGAAGTCGAGCGCCTGCCGACCCTCGACCAGGGCGAGGTCATCGAGGCCGAGGCTCGCCGCGCCGTCGACCGTGGCGGCCCCTCCCTCGGGGAGCGAGTCGCTGACATCATCTCCAGAGCGGAACGCCCCAGCCTCAGCCACCTCCTGCTCGCAGGGATGCAGATCCCCAGCGCCGTCACCACGAACTACGACGGGCTCTACGAGCGGGCGGTGGAGAACGCCGGGCGCACCGGCGATCGCCGAGAAATTGCGGTACTGCCCTGGCAGGACGTCTCCGCGACCGGACCCTGGCTCCTGAAGATGCACGGCGACGTGAATCACCCGAACTCCATCGTGCTGACGCGCAACTCCTTCGTCTCCTACGACAGCCGCTGGAAGCCCGTCGGCTCTGTGGTCCAATCGCTGATGATGACCAAGCACCTCCTGGTCGTCGGCGCCTCGCTCACCGATGACAACCTCATCCGGTTCGCCCACGAGGTGGCCACGCTCCGACGCCAGTTGACCGAGGAGGGCAGCACATTCGCCGAGGAGTCAGACATCGGCACCGTCATCACGCTGCGACCCGATCGGGCATTCGAGCGGCTGTGGCAACGACAGTTCGCCGTCGTCATGGCGGGGACCGACGACGAGGCCGGCGCTCCTGAGAGCGGAAGCGGGCCCTCGCCGGGACACGCTCGCCGCGCCGCGGCACGTTCCATGACCATCTTCCTCGACGCCGTCGCGATGTTCGCGGCGCGGGCACCGAGCCACCTGCTCGATGCCCGCTACCAGGTCGAGGACGACCACCTCGTGGAGTCCCTGCGCGATGCGTACCAGGAGGCGCTGGCACGGGGCGCCACGCACGACGGGTGGGCCGCCCTGGCCCGCGCGCTCAGGCAGTTCGGGGCGGGTGAGGAGTAG
- a CDS encoding reverse transcriptase family protein, translated as MADPRDFLLGLKLARLLGDAGLGAERTRAIIRREVDPYRVLTVPRIRAAAREIRKPDADLMAFQRALLAEWTPGHVAHPRAFAYARGRSIVDCARLHLGAELVVRLDISNFFHSITERHVFRALPGPHSRNSFDAAQITRLVTAPSTSPLSWNQRRTGAIQLCNPRQCRCWPLRCEKVRANYFGHAPEGFLPQGAPTSGLLSNLVMREFDQRMYEWAEANRWVYSRYSDDMHFSSRRPRAHTDTDRLVTHVRRELGRLGMHLNDKKTTVARRGARRQVLGLLVDGHHLRLTREYKRELELHTRGVSEFGLEPHAHHWGFENAGALVTHVNGRLAHATHAEPDWGVPARERWLAATTHYSV; from the coding sequence TTGGCCGATCCACGCGACTTCCTACTCGGGCTGAAACTCGCCCGTCTTCTCGGGGACGCCGGCCTGGGCGCGGAACGCACGAGGGCAATCATCCGGCGCGAGGTGGATCCCTACCGTGTTCTGACGGTCCCCCGCATCAGAGCGGCAGCCCGAGAGATCCGCAAGCCCGACGCCGACCTCATGGCGTTCCAACGCGCCCTGCTCGCGGAGTGGACCCCCGGCCATGTGGCGCACCCTCGCGCATTCGCCTACGCCCGCGGCCGATCGATCGTTGACTGCGCCCGCCTCCACCTCGGAGCGGAGCTCGTCGTGCGGCTCGACATCAGCAACTTCTTCCACTCCATCACGGAGCGGCACGTATTCCGCGCGCTCCCCGGTCCGCACTCGCGCAACTCCTTCGATGCTGCGCAGATCACGCGCCTGGTGACAGCGCCGTCGACATCACCCTTATCCTGGAACCAGCGCAGGACCGGAGCAATCCAGCTCTGCAATCCTCGCCAGTGCCGCTGCTGGCCACTGCGCTGCGAGAAGGTGCGCGCCAACTACTTCGGCCATGCACCAGAAGGCTTCCTCCCCCAGGGCGCACCGACCAGTGGCTTGCTCTCCAACCTCGTGATGCGTGAGTTCGATCAACGTATGTACGAGTGGGCGGAGGCCAACCGGTGGGTCTACAGCCGGTACTCCGACGACATGCACTTCTCCAGCAGGCGGCCGCGAGCGCACACAGACACCGACCGCTTGGTCACCCATGTGCGCCGAGAACTCGGACGACTGGGGATGCACCTCAACGACAAGAAGACCACAGTCGCGCGCCGCGGGGCGCGCCGACAAGTGCTCGGCCTCTTGGTGGACGGACACCACCTCCGGCTGACGAGGGAGTACAAGCGAGAACTCGAACTCCACACGCGAGGGGTCAGTGAGTTCGGGCTGGAACCGCACGCCCATCACTGGGGCTTCGAGAACGCGGGCGCGCTCGTGACGCACGTGAACGGCCGACTCGCGCACGCGACGCACGCCGAACCCGACTGGGGAGTCCCTGCACGTGAGCGTTGGCTCGCGGCAACTACGCACTACTCGGTGTGA